The uncultured Mailhella sp. genome segment GCAGCCGGGCAAGGCGAGCTCTGGCGCGTCGCTTCCGGAGCATCTTGCCCGCGGGCAGGGCCCGAATCAGCCGCAGGAAAAAGCGGGTTTTCCTGCGGGCGGGGTTGCGTTGATGAGGGCGAAGTGGGGCGGTCGCGCACAGGCGAGGCTCGCCGGGGTCGTGCTCCGGTCAGGGACGGACAGGCGGCGTCGGAGCGGGCTTGGCCCGACGTTTGCTGAGAAGGGATTTTCGTTGCCGGAGAGCGTGTTCGTTCAGCGCTTCAGCCAGTGTTCGGCCTGAGCGGCGGTGCGTCCGTCCAGCAGCGGCAGCCAGACGGGCAGCGCCAGAGCGTCGAGAGCGGGCATGATGAGCCGCCCGTGATGCAGAAAGAAGGCTTCGTCGTCTTTCTCGTCGGGATGCAGCTGCGCGCCGTAGCGCCTGTCGCCAAGGAGCGGATGACCGAGCGCCGAGCAGTGGGCGCGTATCTGATGCCGCGCTCCTTTTAAAATGGTGCATCCTGCCAGCGTGACGGCGGAGGGAAGACGGCCTGTCCATCCGTGTTCTTTGAGATGCAGTCGGCGGCAGAGGTCGGCGGCGTTCAGCACGGCCAGCGGGTGCACTTCGGTGTGACGGCGCTTGTCGGGGTGCTCGGCCAGCTCCACCAGCACGCGGGAGCGGTTTTTCAACAGCAGTTTCTGCGCGGCGAGCGCGTCGTGTTCAAGCGCGCCTTCCAGCAGCGCCAGATAGCGCTTCACCGTGAGTCCGCGTTCCTGCGCGTCGCGGTACTGCCGCTCTCCGAGCTCGTCCAGCGCGGCCGTCGCCAGTCCGGACGTGGGAAAATCCAGACGATTCAGAAGAGAGGCATGGCACGCTTCGCCGATAATTTCGGGGAGCATGGCCTGAAGACTGACGCCGGGCTTTCCGGCAAGAGCTTCCGTGTGCATGGACGCGGGCTTGTACACGGCGGCAAGGTGCGGCGTGCAGGTCACAAGACGCGGCCGGTCTTCGGGAAAGAGCCGGGCGCGACCGGAAGCCGTCTGCGTTTCGGCAGACGGCGTCGAGGCGTCGGCGGGCGCGGCCTCCCTTACTTCGGCCACGTCGCCCGGACGCATTTTGCGCGAAGGCGGCGCGGGCCGGCCGTTCACTTCCACCAGACCGAGTTCGCAGAGGCGTCGGCGTCCGCGCAGTCCCATGCCGGGCAGCAGGCGTTCGAGCACGCGGTCGAGTCTGACGTCGTTTTCTTCGGGCAGAACCGTAAGGCGCGTCATGCTATTCCTCGCTTATCCAGCCTTCCGGCCGGGGATCGCCTTCATACCATATCTGCGTCATGGTCAGGCCCTGCGGCGGCGCGGTGAAGGGTGCCTTGCGCCTGTCGCCGGAGGCAAGCAGCGCGGGAACGGCTTCGGGGTCGAACTTGCCGCGTCCGCAGGCTACCATGAGCCCCACGAGGTTGCGCACCATCTGCTTGAGAAAGCCGTTGGCCTCGAAGCGCACGTCGATCTGACGGCAGCCTTCGGGCAGGGCGGCGTCCGGCGTGCGCGCGGGATTGCGCGTGATGCTGAAAATGGTGCGCACCGTGCTTTTGTGCGGCGTGCCCGCGTTCTGCAATGCCGCGAAGTCGTGCGTGCCCACAAGGTGTTCGACGGCGGCGTCGAAGCGGTCCAAGTCGAGCGGACCGCACGCCCACACGAAGGGGTAGAGCTTGGGCGGCGTGCAGAGATGATCGAGCCACAGCGAATAGGTGTAGGCCTTGCGCTTCACGCTGAAGCAGGCGTCGAAGGAATCGGGCACGATGCGCGCGTCGAGAACGCGGATGTCGCGGGGCAGCAGCGTGTTCAGCGCCAGCTGCCAGCGCACGTGTGCGCGCTCTTCGGGAATGTCGCAGTGGGCCACCTGCGCGTCGGCGTGAACGCCGGCGTCGGTGCGGCCCGCGCCCTGCACGTGGGTGGGCCTGCCCGCCACGTGGGAGACGGCTTCGGCCACGCAGGCCTGCACGGTGGGCGGATCTTCCCTGTCTTTCCAGGCCTGAATCTGCCAGCCGTGGTAATGGGTTCCTACATAGGCGAGAGTGAGCTTGAGACGCGGCATCAGAGTTCCACCAGTTCTACGGTACAGGGTGCTATGGGGATGCCCAGAAAAAGTTCGCCCATGCGGGTGAAGCGGGGCACGTCGTCGGTGGTGAGAAAGCGCACGGAGCCGGGGCAGAGAGGCATGCCCACATCGGGGCCGGAGCCGCGGGCGAGATGCTTTTCCTGCAGGAGCTTTCGCACGTCGCGCGCGGTGTTGCCGGCGGAGTCCACCAGCGTGACCCCTTCGCCCGCCACATGGGCTATGGCGTTGCGCAAAAGCGGAAAATGCGTGCAGGCCAGCACCAGCGTGTCGGGGACTTCCAGCCCCTGTTCGCGTGGATCGTGAAAAATCGGATCGAGATACCGGGCCGCCAGTCCTTCGGCAAGCGGACCTTCAAGCAGCCCGTCCTCCACCATGGACACGAACAGCGGACAGGCGAGCGCGGAAATGCGCGCCTGCGGCATGCGCTGAAGAATGGCCCGTTCGTAGGCGCGGCCGCGTATGGTGCCGCTGGTGGCGATGACGGCAATGTAGCCGCTTTTCGTGGCCCGGCAGGCGGCTTCGGCTCCGGGTTCGACCACGCCCACCACGTCGATGTCGGGATGCGCGGCCTGCACCAGAGGAAGCGCCGCGGCCGTGGCGGTGTTGCAGGCGATGACGAGCAGCTTTATGCCGCGTTCCACCAGCTTGTCGGCAGCTTCCAGCGCGTATCTCTGCACGGTTTCCACGCCCTTGGTGCCGTAGGGCATGCGGGCGGTGTCGCCCAGGTAGAGAAACGATTCGTTGGGAAGCTGTTCCCGCATGGCGCGCAGCACCGTCATGCCGCCCACGCCGGAATCGAAGAGTCCTATGGGCAGCTCGCGCAGAGCGGAAAGGCTGGAGGAAAGGCCTTGAGTGGTAATCATGGAGTCCTCGCGTCTTGGAAATATGGGACTTGAGTCCCTTGTTCCTAACGCGGGGGAGAGGGTGGGGTCAATGCCGGGAAGCGGTCGCGGGGGCGGCGGACCAGATTTTTGCGGAAAGAAGACCTTTTCATGCCGCAGGCGTCTTGACAAGAAAACTGAACTGTAACAAACACAGTACAAGAAATCCCGGACGCGCTGCCGGGCCTTGAGGTCCGTTGGACCAGTGATTTTTTGATGTTTTGAGGGCTTTTTGCATGAGTTCCGCTTCGGTCACGCTCAGAGGTACAGTTTCTCCCCTTGAAGGCGGCCCCTGCCGCGTTGCACTTCTTGATGAAGAAGAACAGGAATGGCCTATCTTTCCCCGCGGAGCGGGGGCGGATCTGGCAGAAATGGTCGGATCTCCCGTGGAATTGCTGTGCAATGTCATGGAAGAAGATCAGCGCCGCATCTATGTGCGTTCCTACAAGTTCCTTGACGAGGCGGACAACGACCCCTGGATCTGATTGAACGGGGCGCGTTTTTCGTTCCGCAGTGCAGAAAAAGGCTGCACGACGCGTGTTTTTTTCGCGCTCGTGCGCGGTCTTTTGTTTCGCGCGGATCACTCGCAACTTCGGGAATGTCATGAATATTGTTCACATAGGTCGTCTTGCCGTAGGCAGGGGGCGTCCCTGCATCATTGTTCCGCTCACCTCTTCCGACCTGTCCGGTCTGTGCGAGGAGGCGGAGCGGCTTTCCTCTCTTCCCGCCGACATGGCCGAATGGCGGGTAGACATGTTCTGCGGCTCTTCCGGCGTGGATGAGGCGGCCGTGCTTGAGGCTCTTTTTGCGCTTCGGCAGGCGCTGACCGTGCCGCTTCTGGCCACGTTCCGCACCACGGATGAGGGCGGCTGCTGCCCGGTAAGCGACGAGGGGTATGCCTCGCTCTGCGCGAAGCTTTGCGAAAGCGGCCAGATCGACGCGCTGGACGTGGAAGCCTTTTTCCGTTCCGGCAGATCCAAAGAGATCATTGCCCGGGCCCATGCCTGCGGGATTCCCGTGGTGGCGAGCAATCACGACTTTTCCGCCACGCCTCCCAGGGAGGAAATGGTGCGTCGTCTGCTCTTCATGCAGGACGAGCTTGGAGCCGACATTCTTAAAATCGCGGTCATGCCGCAGAGCAGGGCCGACGTGCTCTCTCTGCTCGCCGCCACGGAAGAGGCGTCGCGAAGGGCGCATCAGCCGGTCGTGACCATGAGCATGGGGCCGCTCGGCGTGGTGAGCCGCGTGTGCGGACAGAGCTTCGGCAGCGCCGCCACCTTCGGCTCGGCGAAAAGCGCCAGCGCTCCGGGGCAGATGGACGTATCCTCTCTCGATTGTGTGCTGCGCGCGCTCGATGAGGCCTGCGGCGGAGCCTAGGGCGCAAAGGCGCTCCGGCGCTGCCGATGACTGAGCCTTGGTGTTGCCTGCATCTTTGCAGAAAACATGCGGCGTCCCCGGCGGGAGCATGCGCTGTTCCTTGAGCCTGCTCAGATCGTCGCGGGAGCATGGCGCTCCGTCCGTCTGACCATAGTTCCTTAAATAAAGAAGAACCGTCTTTTCCGGCCTGTCGGGAGAGGCGGTTCTTTTTGTCCGGAAGACGCGAGAGAAGCCGTGAAAGGCGCGCAGAGGGCGCTGAATGGAAAGCGGTCTGCTGCCCAGAACGCGGGACGGGCGGGGGTGGGCGTGTTCTGCGGGCCTGCGGCGAAACATGAGGCGCAGGCGGTTCCCGCGTCTTTCGTACAGACGGCGCGCTCGTCTCCGGCTGTTTGACCGAAATCGACAATTTTCAAAAAAATTTTTCCTTCCCCCCTAGACGGACCGCAAAACGGAATTACCTATTGCATGTAAGAGTTCAGCCCTCAGGGCGGGCTCTTCCCCAACATGTGCAATATCTGAGGAGGAAATATAGTATGGGCAAGATTATTGGTATCGACCTTGGCACCACCAACAGCTGCGTTTATGTGATGGAAGGCAAGGAGCCCAAGTGCATCTCCAATCCCAATGGCGGCCGGACCACTCCGTCCATCGTCGCTTTTACCGATAAGGAACGTCTGGTGGGCGAAACCGCCAAGCGTCAGGCTGTCACCAACCCCGACCGCACCATTTTCGCCGTCAAGCGTCTCATGGGCCGTCGCGCCGATTCTCCTGAAGTGCAGCACTGGATGCAGCACGCTCCCTACGCCATCGTGGCTTCCGCCAACGGCGACGCCGCCGTGCGCGTGGACGGGCATGACTACAGCCCTCAGGAAATTTCCGCCGTCATTCTCGGCCAGCTCAAGAAGGACGCCGAAGCATACCTCGGCGAACCTGTGACCGAAGCCGTCATCACTGTGCCTGCCTACTTCAACGACGCTCAGCGTCAGGCCACCAAGGACGCCGGCAAAATCGCCGGTCTTGAAGTGAAGCGTATCATCAACGAGCCTACCGCCGCTTCTCTGGCGTACGGCTTCGACCGCAAGGCCAATGAAAAGATCGCCGTGTACGACCTCGGCGGCGGCACCTTTGATATCTCCATCCTCGAAGTCGGCGACAACGTCGTGGAAGTGCGCGCCACCAACGGCGA includes the following:
- the truA gene encoding tRNA pseudouridine(38-40) synthase TruA, which gives rise to MPRLKLTLAYVGTHYHGWQIQAWKDREDPPTVQACVAEAVSHVAGRPTHVQGAGRTDAGVHADAQVAHCDIPEERAHVRWQLALNTLLPRDIRVLDARIVPDSFDACFSVKRKAYTYSLWLDHLCTPPKLYPFVWACGPLDLDRFDAAVEHLVGTHDFAALQNAGTPHKSTVRTIFSITRNPARTPDAALPEGCRQIDVRFEANGFLKQMVRNLVGLMVACGRGKFDPEAVPALLASGDRRKAPFTAPPQGLTMTQIWYEGDPRPEGWISEE
- a CDS encoding pseudouridine synthase; the protein is MTRLTVLPEENDVRLDRVLERLLPGMGLRGRRRLCELGLVEVNGRPAPPSRKMRPGDVAEVREAAPADASTPSAETQTASGRARLFPEDRPRLVTCTPHLAAVYKPASMHTEALAGKPGVSLQAMLPEIIGEACHASLLNRLDFPTSGLATAALDELGERQYRDAQERGLTVKRYLALLEGALEHDALAAQKLLLKNRSRVLVELAEHPDKRRHTEVHPLAVLNAADLCRRLHLKEHGWTGRLPSAVTLAGCTILKGARHQIRAHCSALGHPLLGDRRYGAQLHPDEKDDEAFFLHHGRLIMPALDALALPVWLPLLDGRTAAQAEHWLKR
- the aroD gene encoding type I 3-dehydroquinate dehydratase; this encodes MNIVHIGRLAVGRGRPCIIVPLTSSDLSGLCEEAERLSSLPADMAEWRVDMFCGSSGVDEAAVLEALFALRQALTVPLLATFRTTDEGGCCPVSDEGYASLCAKLCESGQIDALDVEAFFRSGRSKEIIARAHACGIPVVASNHDFSATPPREEMVRRLLFMQDELGADILKIAVMPQSRADVLSLLAATEEASRRAHQPVVTMSMGPLGVVSRVCGQSFGSAATFGSAKSASAPGQMDVSSLDCVLRALDEACGGA
- the murI gene encoding glutamate racemase — translated: MITTQGLSSSLSALRELPIGLFDSGVGGMTVLRAMREQLPNESFLYLGDTARMPYGTKGVETVQRYALEAADKLVERGIKLLVIACNTATAAALPLVQAAHPDIDVVGVVEPGAEAACRATKSGYIAVIATSGTIRGRAYERAILQRMPQARISALACPLFVSMVEDGLLEGPLAEGLAARYLDPIFHDPREQGLEVPDTLVLACTHFPLLRNAIAHVAGEGVTLVDSAGNTARDVRKLLQEKHLARGSGPDVGMPLCPGSVRFLTTDDVPRFTRMGELFLGIPIAPCTVELVEL